The following coding sequences are from one Hymenobacter sp. DG25A window:
- a CDS encoding Gfo/Idh/MocA family protein, with translation MFLRQAGQAVATVIVAGPAAASAPSPLDDAMQYDDQKKVGFAIVGLGKFATQQMMPAFKDCKHARIAALVSGSPDKAKKLARQYGVEAKNIYNYENFDTIKDNPEVDVVYIVLPVGLHAEYTIRATKAGKHVLTEKPMATSPEDCQKMIDACQKAGKKLMVAYRAQYEPFNLDAIARIRKGELGKLLQITADHGRSVDPTGDKADSWRVQKKLAGGGSLMDIGIYSLNATRYLTGEEPVEVTAIESTDKNDPRFQEVEDRIHFTLRFPSGVLATCTSSYSIQEVKRYRVFGDKAWLDLDPATDYKEHNLKIGDKNGERKPNVDEGNQFAAELDHMAECVLNNTTPKTPGEEGLRDIRLIHAIYDTRTGKRVKV, from the coding sequence ATGTTTCTGCGCCAGGCGGGCCAGGCGGTGGCCACGGTTATCGTGGCCGGGCCAGCGGCTGCATCTGCTCCTTCACCTCTTGATGATGCCATGCAGTACGACGACCAGAAGAAAGTTGGCTTTGCTATAGTAGGGCTGGGCAAGTTTGCCACCCAGCAAATGATGCCCGCCTTTAAAGACTGTAAACACGCCCGCATTGCGGCTTTGGTCAGCGGCTCGCCCGACAAAGCCAAGAAGCTGGCCCGTCAGTATGGGGTAGAGGCCAAAAACATCTATAACTACGAGAACTTCGACACCATTAAGGATAACCCCGAGGTAGATGTCGTCTACATTGTGCTACCAGTAGGCCTGCACGCCGAGTACACCATTCGGGCGACCAAAGCGGGCAAGCACGTGCTGACGGAAAAGCCCATGGCTACCTCCCCGGAGGATTGTCAGAAGATGATAGATGCCTGCCAGAAAGCCGGCAAAAAGCTAATGGTGGCCTACCGGGCCCAGTACGAGCCGTTTAACCTGGATGCCATTGCCCGCATCCGTAAGGGCGAGCTGGGCAAGTTGCTGCAAATCACCGCCGACCATGGCCGTAGCGTAGACCCCACCGGCGACAAAGCCGACTCCTGGCGGGTGCAGAAAAAGCTGGCCGGCGGCGGCTCCCTCATGGACATCGGCATTTATTCCCTGAATGCCACCCGCTACCTCACCGGCGAAGAGCCGGTAGAAGTAACCGCCATCGAATCAACTGACAAAAACGACCCGCGTTTCCAGGAAGTAGAAGACCGGATTCACTTCACGCTTCGCTTTCCCAGCGGCGTGCTGGCCACCTGCACCAGCTCCTACAGCATTCAGGAAGTGAAGCGCTACCGTGTGTTCGGCGACAAAGCCTGGCTGGACCTGGACCCCGCCACCGACTATAAGGAGCACAACCTGAAGATTGGCGACAAAAACGGGGAGCGGAAACCCAACGTAGACGAAGGCAATCAATTTGCCGCTGAGCTGGACCACATGGCCGAGTGCGTGCTCAACAACACCACGCCCAAAACACCCGGCGAGGAAGGTCTGCGGGATATCAGGCTGATTCACGCCATTTATGATACCCGTACCGGTAAGCGGGTGAAGGTGTAA
- a CDS encoding nicotinate phosphoribosyltransferase, with translation MNSAPLSGLYAPSLSLLTDLYQLTMAYGYWQQGLQDREAVFHLYFRRPPFEGGYAVCAGLAYAADWLSHLHFSEDDLTYLRSLKGSKGTPLFDPKFLEYLRELKFTCDVDAIAEGTVVFANEPLIRVQGPLLQAQLVETALLTLVNFQTLVATKAARVREAIGPEDQMLEFGLRRAQGFDGGLSASRAAYLGGADATSNVLAGQRFSIPVKGTHAHSWIMAFEDEETAFKAYAQAFPDDSVFLVDTYDTLEGVRHAIAVAREMRANGHELGGIRLDSGDLAYLSREARALLDEAGFQQVRIVASNDLEENLITSLKQQGARIDTWGVGTQLVTAYDQPALGGVYKMAALRKPDDSGWDYTIKLSEQLVKTSIPGILQVRRYKSEKGQPRADMLYNTAEPLPNQLTIVDPLDATRRRLVRPDAAFRELLEPVFRRGQQVQELPTLAESRARAQREVQSLDPSIRRFLNPHTYPVGLEETLNTFRTELILEKRPLRPA, from the coding sequence ATGAATTCAGCCCCGCTTTCCGGCCTGTATGCGCCCTCGCTTAGTCTGCTCACCGACCTCTATCAGCTTACCATGGCCTATGGCTACTGGCAACAGGGCCTACAAGACCGCGAAGCCGTGTTTCACCTATACTTTCGCCGCCCGCCCTTTGAGGGCGGCTATGCCGTGTGCGCAGGCCTGGCCTACGCCGCCGACTGGCTTTCGCACCTCCATTTCTCCGAGGATGACCTGACGTACCTGCGCAGCCTGAAAGGCAGCAAAGGCACTCCGCTCTTCGACCCTAAGTTTCTGGAATACCTACGCGAGCTGAAATTCACCTGTGATGTGGATGCCATTGCGGAGGGTACGGTGGTTTTCGCCAATGAGCCCCTGATTAGGGTGCAGGGCCCTTTGCTGCAGGCCCAGCTGGTAGAAACCGCCCTGCTCACGCTGGTTAATTTCCAGACGCTGGTGGCAACCAAAGCAGCCCGCGTGCGCGAAGCAATAGGCCCTGAGGACCAGATGCTGGAGTTTGGCCTGCGGCGCGCTCAGGGGTTCGACGGCGGCCTTTCCGCCAGCCGGGCCGCCTATCTGGGCGGGGCCGATGCTACCTCCAACGTACTGGCCGGGCAGCGCTTCAGCATTCCTGTAAAGGGCACCCACGCCCACAGCTGGATTATGGCTTTTGAAGACGAGGAAACGGCTTTTAAGGCCTACGCCCAGGCTTTCCCGGATGACTCGGTATTTCTGGTAGACACTTACGATACGCTGGAAGGCGTGCGCCACGCCATTGCCGTGGCCCGCGAAATGCGCGCCAACGGCCACGAGCTGGGCGGCATCCGCCTGGACTCCGGCGACCTGGCCTACCTCAGCCGCGAGGCTCGCGCCCTGCTGGACGAGGCAGGCTTCCAGCAAGTCCGCATTGTGGCCAGCAACGACCTGGAAGAAAACCTCATTACCAGCCTCAAGCAGCAGGGCGCCCGCATCGATACCTGGGGCGTGGGCACGCAGCTGGTTACCGCCTACGACCAGCCGGCCCTGGGGGGCGTGTACAAAATGGCTGCCCTGCGCAAACCCGACGATTCGGGCTGGGACTACACCATTAAGCTCTCGGAGCAGCTGGTGAAAACCAGCATCCCGGGCATTCTGCAGGTGCGGCGCTACAAGTCGGAAAAAGGCCAGCCCCGCGCCGATATGCTCTACAACACCGCCGAGCCCCTCCCCAACCAGCTCACCATCGTCGATCCACTGGATGCCACCCGCCGCCGCCTCGTGCGCCCCGATGCTGCTTTTCGGGAGCTATTGGAGCCTGTTTTCCGCCGCGGGCAGCAGGTGCAGGAGCTACCTACCCTGGCGGAAAGCCGCGCCCGCGCCCAGCGTGAAGTGCAAAGCCTGGACCCCAGCATCCGCCGCTTCCTCAACCCCCACACCTACCCGGTGGGCCTGGAAGAAACGCTCAATACCTTCCGAACGGAGCTGATTCTGGAGAAGCGGCCATTGCGGCCTGCGTAA
- a CDS encoding LuxR C-terminal-related transcriptional regulator translates to MEEVLQVSHTSVSQLVQRYRTHAAGGSSFDKELLLQHNPLLEKIFVMVDCGVAIFDASQASYVYISDMVERALGYKAERFLTGGLDFTFTIVHPDDLPGLVRFLELELDYLDAMPERQHRLNYRSSYDYRLRCLNGNYMRVLQRNAILDLDEEGNACRMLLIISNVSHLKKNDNMMINIVRDQHTDLLYTYNTESHTLSTDNFLSKRELEILRLLGRDFTSKDIADQLFISVHTVETHRRNMLEKTNIKDTSKLVSFAEAAGLI, encoded by the coding sequence ATGGAAGAGGTTTTGCAGGTGTCGCACACCTCGGTAAGCCAGCTAGTGCAGCGTTACCGGACTCATGCAGCCGGGGGTAGCTCGTTTGATAAAGAGCTGCTGTTGCAGCATAATCCGCTGCTAGAGAAGATTTTTGTCATGGTAGACTGCGGCGTGGCTATTTTCGATGCCAGTCAGGCCAGCTACGTCTATATCAGCGACATGGTGGAACGGGCCCTGGGCTACAAAGCCGAGCGGTTTCTGACCGGGGGCCTGGATTTCACCTTCACCATTGTGCACCCCGACGACTTGCCGGGCTTGGTGCGTTTTCTGGAGCTGGAGCTGGATTATCTGGATGCCATGCCCGAGCGGCAGCACCGTCTAAACTACCGCTCCAGCTACGATTACCGCCTGCGGTGCCTCAATGGCAACTACATGCGCGTATTGCAGCGCAATGCCATTCTGGATCTGGATGAGGAAGGTAATGCCTGCCGGATGCTGCTGATTATCAGCAATGTGTCGCACCTGAAAAAGAACGATAACATGATGATTAACATCGTCCGAGACCAGCACACCGATCTGCTTTATACTTACAATACCGAAAGCCACACGCTCAGCACCGATAACTTCCTCAGCAAGCGGGAGCTGGAGATTCTGCGCCTGCTGGGCCGGGACTTCACCAGTAAGGACATTGCCGATCAGCTCTTTATCAGTGTGCATACGGTGGAAACCCACCGGCGCAACATGCTGGAAAAGACCAACATCAAAGACACATCCAAGCTGGTAAGCTTTGCCGAAGCGGCCGGCTTGATTTAA
- a CDS encoding efflux RND transporter periplasmic adaptor subunit: MDRAISTAIQTRRQRRRWLIVFLVVAVAIGGLLAFRTVLRPSVKSTDILTATAETGDVEASLTASGLIIPGHEAVITSPIQSTIRRVALQVGEKVKPGQTILELDKDLTTSSLAKLQDEQQQNRNKNSQLQLKLEHGLNDLQSQEQVQQVKVRSLQSALHDEQYLLKIGGGTTESVRQAELSLKVAQLELQRLREQIRNQRLSNAADVRELGYTMQMQDRSISDLAGKLAQANISSQQPGVVTWVNDELGTTVNQGDPLARVADLTSFRVKASISDSYADALHVGAPVVVRLNGTDLRGTISTVSPAVDKGVVNFYATLEENHHPALRSNLRADVYVVTKAHNHVTRVKNGPFYQGGQEQKVFVVKGDKAEQRTVRFGDSNFDYVQVLSGLQPGDEIIISDMKEYDTTPLLTIKD, translated from the coding sequence ATGGACAGAGCAATTTCTACCGCCATTCAAACCCGCCGCCAGCGTCGTCGTTGGCTGATTGTTTTTCTGGTGGTGGCCGTAGCAATAGGCGGCCTGCTAGCTTTCCGCACGGTGCTGCGGCCCAGCGTGAAAAGCACCGATATTCTCACCGCCACCGCGGAAACCGGCGACGTAGAAGCCTCCCTCACAGCCTCGGGCCTCATTATTCCCGGCCACGAGGCCGTCATTACCAGCCCTATTCAAAGCACCATCCGGCGGGTGGCCCTACAGGTAGGGGAGAAGGTAAAGCCCGGGCAAACCATTCTGGAGCTGGATAAAGATCTGACCACCAGTAGTCTGGCCAAGCTGCAGGACGAGCAGCAGCAGAACCGCAATAAAAACTCCCAGCTGCAGCTCAAGCTGGAGCACGGCCTCAACGATTTGCAGTCTCAGGAGCAGGTGCAGCAGGTAAAAGTGCGCAGCCTGCAGTCGGCGCTGCACGATGAGCAGTACCTGCTCAAAATAGGCGGCGGCACTACCGAGAGTGTGCGCCAGGCCGAGCTGAGCCTGAAAGTGGCCCAACTGGAGCTGCAGCGCCTGCGCGAGCAGATCCGCAACCAGCGCCTGAGCAACGCCGCCGACGTGCGCGAGCTGGGCTACACCATGCAGATGCAGGACCGCAGCATTTCCGACCTGGCCGGCAAGCTGGCCCAAGCCAACATCAGCAGCCAGCAGCCCGGCGTGGTTACCTGGGTAAACGATGAGCTGGGCACCACCGTGAACCAGGGCGACCCCCTGGCCCGCGTAGCCGACCTGACCAGCTTCCGGGTGAAAGCCTCCATTTCCGATTCCTACGCCGATGCCCTGCATGTGGGTGCGCCGGTGGTGGTGCGCCTAAACGGCACTGACCTGCGCGGCACCATCAGCACGGTAAGCCCGGCCGTGGATAAGGGCGTGGTGAACTTCTATGCTACGCTGGAGGAAAACCACCACCCGGCGCTGCGCTCCAATCTGCGCGCCGATGTGTACGTGGTAACCAAAGCGCACAACCACGTGACGCGCGTAAAAAACGGCCCCTTCTACCAGGGCGGGCAGGAGCAGAAAGTATTTGTAGTGAAGGGCGACAAAGCCGAGCAGCGCACCGTGCGCTTCGGCGACAGCAACTTCGACTACGTGCAGGTGCTCAGCGGCCTGCAGCCCGGCGACGAGATTATCATCTCGGACATGAAGGAGTACGATACCACGCCTCTCCTGACGATTAAAGACTAA